The stretch of DNA GATCGGCCGGCGGCGAGAAAAGCGTTGACGCCGCGGCAGCCGTTGCGGGACTGCTCAGTCGGTCGGGGCGGCGACGGTCGCCCGTGTCTGCCCGTCGTCAGAGGGTGTCTTCTCCGCGGTCAGGGGCTGTTCGGCGACCAGTTCGCAGTCGAAAGCGGGGTGTTCGGCGAAGTGCCGGACGAGCAGGTGTCGGCGGCTCCCCGACACCGCGTCGTCGCCGGCGGCCACGCCGACCGCGCTGGCGTCGAACTGCTCGGGCAGCCGTTCGTACAGCGCCGTTATCGTCCGGAAGTCGCGGAACTGCTTGGCGTTGCCCGCGGAGTCGGCGCCCCGGCGCGAGACGACGTAGCTGCCGTCCGGGCGGTGCTCGCCTGCAGTCCGGACGAACTCCCGGCACCCCGTCAGCGCCGCGGTCAGGTCGTCCCGCAACGCCGTCGCGGCCTCGCGGGAGAGCCGGTGCTCACCGTCGGGGAGCGACAGAACCAGTTCGCCGTCCCGACTGTCCTCAGCGCCGACCGATTTCTCGATCAGCCGCCTGTCGACGGCTTCCTCTATCCTCGACGGATGTCGGGTGAGACATCGTGCCCGGCGGTAGGGCGGGTCGTCACTTATCGCTGACGGGCGGGCGGGGTGGGTTCACACCCGACCACGGCATCACACTCGAGAACCGAGCGACGCAGGGCTCGGCTGGTCGCTCGCCGTCGCAGGACTACGTCCGGCGGGCAGTCAGAAGCACAGCTTCTGACAACGTCGCCAGAACGCGCCGCGTTCTGGCTGGCGGACGAGCGCCGCTCGTCCACGTCGCCAGAAATCTTCGATTTCTGGCTGGCTAACGGGAGTGCTACGAGAGGCGCGAGGCGCCTCTCGGCACGACGAAAGCGCTTCGCTCTTTCGAACCGCTTCGCTTCCGTGGACGTGGTCGGTGGACGCGCCGCCCGACCACCGCCGTTTTGCCGCCGGCGCTCCCACGATCGGGCATGAAGATCCGCGGCGAGCGCGAGTGCAAGAACTGCGGCACGCGCTGGTCCTACTACGAGACCGGGGAGGCGAGCTGCCCGGACTGCGGGAGCCTCCGGAGCGTCGCGGTCGAGGACGAACGGCGCCACCACACGGACAGCCCCGCCGAGTTCGAGCTCACGCCACACCGGACCGCGCTCGCGGACGGCGAGGGGATCACCGATATCGCCGACAGCGTGGCGTCGGACTGCCGGGCGTACCTCCGTAAGCGGGGGTTCCTCCGCGGGGGCGAGCTGCTCCCGCTGGACGACACGTACCTCGCGGTCGGGGAGCTTCGGGCGGCGATCACCGACTACCGCCGGGACGCACGCTTCGGCGCCGCGTCCGACGAGCCCGAACGGGAGGCCGCCGAGCGCTACCTACTCGACCTGCTCCAGGGCGCCGACGACGGCGAACGTCCCGCGCCCGCTGACGTGCCCGAGTCGCTCGCGCCCGCCCGTGGGCTGGCGTACGCGGCGGCCGTCGACGCCTACCGCGACGACGTGGCCAGCTACCTCGACGACGCCCCTGAGGAGGACGCGCGCCGAACGCTCGGGCGAATCCGCGATCAACAGAAGCGGCTCGACGCGCTGGAGGGCGATCTCCCTCCGGAGACGGTCGAGTCGCTCGTCCGGGCGTGCCGGGACCTGCACCGCTACCTGAACGGCGAGGAGTCGGCGCTCGCGGCCGCACGCCAGCGGCTCGACGGGCTGGCCGAGAGTTGAAAGGCGATTGCGGGAGCGTGGGGCACACCCGGTCGCACGGCCATCCACACCTCCGCCACGTGTTACCACGTTTTCAGCCAGCTTTATCACTGGACCGTGGTATTTGCGGCGTATGGAACACGCACTCGCTGTCGTCGGACCGGACGACGTGACAAAGGAGCTGGTTCGAGAGGCCGGCGAACTCGCGGCCGGGGTCGACGCCCGACTCACGCTGCTCTGTGTCGTGAGTGAGGAGGAGTACGCCGAGGAGCGCGAAGCGCTGGAGGCGATCCCGGAGGCCGACGTGAGCTACTCCGTCGGACAGGCGCTTGAGGGCGCCCGCAGCTTCGCGAACGACATCGGCGTCGAGACGCTCGAGGGCGTCGACATCGAGTACGAGACCGCCGGCGCGGTCGGCGACCGGGCCGAGACCGTAATCGACGGCGCACAGAACCACGGCTGTGACCACATCTTCATGACCGGCCAGCGCCGCTCGCCCACCGGGAAGGCGATCTTCGGCGACGTGACCCAGCGCGTCATTCTCGACTTCGAGGGGCCGGTGACGGTCGTCACGGAGTAAAAATCGGCCACGGCGCGTGGCGTGCGACGACCATCGTGTCGTCGCTAGATTTCCTGTCGGACCTATCACGACGCCGATAGCCTCACTCCAGATCGAGATCGACGCCCGACTGCCGGGCCGCAGCCATCACCGTATTCCGCAGTAGCATCGCTCGGGTCATCGGCCCGACGCCGCCGGGGACTGGGGTGATCGCGCCGGCGACCTCCGAAGCGCTCTCGTACTCGACGTCGCCGACCAGTTCGCGGTCGTCGCCCTCGCCGACGGCGTTGATCCCCACGTCGATCACCGTCGAGTCCGGCGCCAGCATCTCGCCGGTGACGAGTTCGGGGACGCCCGCGGCGACGACCACCACGTCCGCGCGGGAGACGTGCGCCGCCAGGTCGTCGGTCTTCGAGTGACAGACCGTCACCGTCGCGTCCGCGTCGTCGCCGCGGCCGAGCAGGAGGTTCGCGAGCGGCTTCCCCACCAGCTCCGAGCGGCCGACGACGACCACGTCCGAGCCGGGGATCTCCACGCCCGCCTCCACCAGCAGCCGCTGGATCCCCAGCGGCGTACACGGGACGAATCGCGGGTCGCCGGTCACGAGCCGGCCGACGTTCTCCGGGTGGAACCCGTCGACGTCCTTCTCGGGGGCGACCCGGCGCAGCGCCGCCGGCTCGTCGACGCCCGCCGTCAGCGGCCGCTGGATCAGGATCCCGTCGATCGCGGGGTCGGCGTTGAGCTCGTCGATCGTCTCGAACAGCTCGGACTGCGGGGCGTCAGTGTCGATCTCGACGTGGCGGCTCTCGATACCCACGTCCTCGCAGTCGCGCTGTTTCATCCGGACGTACGTCTCGCTCGCGGGGTCGTCGCTCATCAGCACGGTCGCCAGCCCCGGGGTCACGCCCTCGCTCCGGAGGCGATCGACCGCCCCGGAGACGCTCTCCCGTACCGCCGCGGCGACGGCCTCGCCGTCGATCACGTCCGCCCGGTCGGCTCGCTCCTGAATTGCCTCGCTCACGGTCGATACCGGGGGCTGGGCCCACTTCAACCCTCGGATACGTGCATAGAAAAGGATGGAAACTATTTCGAGTGGGCAAGAACGTGGATTACTCCGTCGCCCGGCGGAGCCGGAGCCGCACGACGGTGTTCCCGTCCCGGCGCTCGAACGACACGTCGCCGCCGACGGACTCGACGGCCCAGCGGACGAGCCATAGCCCCAGCCCGCTACCGTGCTGAAGCTGTGTGATGTCGCGGCTGCCCGTGATGGCCGCGCGCTCGGCCTCCGGGATCCCCGGCCCGTTGTCGACAACGAGCAGGTCGATCCACTCCCCCGGGGCGGGCTCGAACGGCTCCGCTCGGAGATCCACGGCCGGGGCGTCGGCGCCGTGGACGATCGCGTTCTCGACCAACTCCTCCAGCGCGAGCCGGAGATCAGAGGTGGCGAGCACCGCGAGGTCGTCGAACTCGTCGCCAATCCGAACCGTCGCCTCGGGGAACTGCTCCCGGGCGTCGGCCGCGACCGGCCCGAACAGGCTCGCGACGCCGATCGTGGATCGCTCGGTCTCGGGGCCCTCGATGATCCGGCGGATGCGCTTTGCGGTGTCGCTCAGGTCGATCAGCCCGTTGGCGGCCTCGACGAGGGCGGCGGCCTCCGACTCGATATCCGGGTCGTCCGCCCGTTCGAGCACGTTCTCGGCCCGGCCGATCACGACGCCGAGATCGTTCCGGAGGTTGTGTCTGAGCAGTCGATCGAGCACCTTCACGTGGCGCTCGCGGCGCTCGATCTCGGTCACGTCGGTGTAGATGCCGAACGCGCGGACGGAACCGTTCTCGGCGTAGGGGATCCCCCGGAACAGGAACGTCCGCGCACCGTGGGCGGTCTCCCGCCGGACTTTCGCGCCCGTTACCTCCCCCTCGCGGACCCGCTCGTTGATCGCTTCCGGCGGCGTGTCTCCGGGTCGCTCGCCGGCGGGCAGGCTGAGCACCTCGTCGATAGGCTGCCCGACGATCGACTCGCGGTCGACGCCGAACACGTCCGCGAACGCGTCGTTGGCTGCGCGGATCACCGGCCCGCCCTCGACGTGTTCGGCGTCGACGACCGGGTCGGGGAGGTTCTCGAACAGCGTCCACAGCCGCTCGTGCTCCCGGCGGAGGTCCTCGCGGGTCTCCGCCAGCGTCGAGCGGTCCTCGACGATGCCGACGAGCGTCCGCCCACGGTCGGTCTGTTCGAGCACCGAGAGGTCGACGCGGGCGGGGAACGACTCCCCGTCGGGCGAGTCGATACGGAGGTCGAGCGAAAGATCCGACACGTCCTCGCGGAGCCGGCTCTCGGCGCCGTAGAACTCTGTCACGTCGACAAACTCCACGACGTGTTTGCCGACGACATCCTCCCGGCTCACGCCGAGGCGCTCCGCCAGCGGCGTCGAAACGTAGTCGATCAGTCGGTCCTCGTCGAGCACGAACACCATCCCCTGGACCGATTCGAGCACCGCCTCCCGACGGCGAAGTTGGGTCTCGCGTTCGGCCCGATCGAGCGCCGCGGTCACCGTCGTCGACAGCAGCCGCGCCAGCGAGACGTCGGCGTCGTCGAACGCGTCGGTAGCGGTCGAGCCGACGCTCATGACGCCGTGCTCGCCCAACGGGAGGGAGATCGTCGATTCGATCTGGCCGAACCGCTCCTCGTCGAGGTCGAGCGAGATCCGCGGGCTCCCCTCCTCGTAGACGGCGCCGGCGATGCTCTCGCCGACGCCGTAGCGCGACCGTGCGGGCATCAGCTCCTCGACCGGCTCGGTTTTCGCCGCCACTCGGAGCCCGTCCCCACCCCGCTCGGCGAGGCGAACGACGACGACTTCGAGGCCGAGCACGTCCCGGGCCGCCTCGCAGGCGATCTCCGCGATGGCGTCGGGCGTCTCGGCGGCGAACAGCCGGCGAGTGAGCCCGTGGAGCCGGTCGAGCACGACCCGCCGACGCTCGGCCGCGTCGAGTTCGACGACGGTGACCGTCGCGCCCGCGTCCGTGGGACGGGCGGTCAGCTTCAGCCAGCGGTTGGCCGGCATCAGCCGCTCGACCGTCGACACCGTCCCGTCGTCGGCCGCGAGATCGTCTACCCTTTCCAGCCGGCCGAGGTCGGCCCACGGCAACGCCTCGTGAAGCTCGCTGCCCAGCAGCGACTCGGCGTCCCGGCCCAGCAGCTCGGCGGCGCGCTCGCCCACGTAGCTGATCTGCCCCTCGTCGTCGACAGTCAGCGTCCCCCGCGGCGGGCGTTCGTCGGTCGGCGTCGCGGTTCCGGTCGGTGCCGGTGGATCGCCGGCTGCCTCCCGCGCAGTGTCGTGGGCCGAGCCCATCCCGTCGGCGATCGAGGCCGAGTCCGACTCGACGGCCCCGAGGCGGTCGAGGAGCGTGTCCACTCCCCACTCGTCGGTGTCCTGTGGGAGCACGATATCGACGCCGACCGCGCTCGCGGCGCCCACGCCGTCGGCGGTCGTCACCGGTGGACAGTGCGCGATCGGCGCCTGCGTGGCCGCACGGAGCCCGTCGAGATCGGCGTCGTCCGTGCCGACGACGACTGCCGCGGGGCGGTGACGGGTCGCCGCACCGGCACTACTCCCCGGGTCGGCGCTCCGGAGCGACCAGCCGCGCCGTTCGGCGAGGCGGGCGACCGTCTCAGGTGGCTCCGGCGGGCCGACCCAGAGGAGGTTGGTACGCATCTATCGACTACTCCAGTGCTCTACGGAAAAAGCCGTCCCACTCAGACTACTCGTACAGCGGGTGTTTCTCGGTCAGTTCGCCGATCGTCTCGGCGACTTCGGCGAGCACGTCCTCGTCGTCCGGCGCGTCGACGACGTCGGCGATGCAGTCGGCGACGGTCCGGCAGTCGCTCGCGGTGAACCCGCGGGTCGTGATCGCGGGCGTGCCGACGCGGATGCCGGAGGGGTTGAACGGCGAGCGTGTCTCGCCGGGGACGGTGTTGGCGTTGAGGACGATCCCCGCCTTCTCGAGGGCCTCCTCGACGTCCTTCCCGCTCGTGTCGGGGTGGGACGGCCGGAGATCAGCGAGCACGAGGTGGGTGTCGGTGCCGCCGGAGACGAGATCGAGGCCGCGCTCGCGAAGGCGCTCGGCCATCGCCTCCGCGTTGGTGACGACGCGGGCGGCGTACTCCTCGAACTCCGGCGTGAGCGCCTCCTCGAATCCGACCGCCTTGCCGGCGATGTTGTGCATCAGCGGGCCGCCCTGCATTCCGGGGATGACGGCCTTGTCGACGGCCTCGGCCCACTCCTCGCCGCACATGACCATCCCGCCGCGGCCGGCGCGGATCGTCTTGTGGGTCGAGCCGGTGACGAAGTCGGCGACGCCGACCGGCGACGCGTGTTCGCCGGCGGCGACGAGCCCGGTGATGTGAGCGATGTCGGCGAGGTGGAGCGCGTCGACCGACTCGGCGGTCGCTTGGATGCGCTCCCACTCGACCTCGCGGGGGTAGGCGGAGTAGCCCGAGACGATCATGTCCGGTTCGAACTGCTCGGCCTGCTCGGCCAGCCCCTCGTAGTCGACGTACCCCGTCTCGTCGTCGCACTCGTAGTGCTGCACCTCGAAATGTTCGCCGACGAAGTTCGCGGAGTGGCCGTGGCTGAGGTGGCCGCCGTGGGTCAGATCGAGGCTCAGGATCTTGTCGCCGGGGTCGAGCGCGGCGATGTAGACGGCCATGTTGGCCTGCGAGCCGGAGTGGGGCTGGACGTTGACGTGCTCTGCGCCCCACAGCTCCTTCGCGCGGTCGATCGCCAGCTGTTCGACGGTGTCGGCGTGCTCACAGCCCCCGTAGTAGCGCTGCCCGGGGTACCCCTCGGCGTACTTGTTGGTGAGGCTGCTGGACTGGGCGTCCATCACCGCCTCCGAGACGTGGTTCTCGCTGGCGATCAGCGTGATCGTGTCCCGCTGGCGGTCGGTCTCGGCTTCGAGCGCGTCCGCGAGCTCGGGATCGACCTGTCGGACGTGATCGTGCTCCATACGCGCAACCGGGGCCAGGTCCGGGTTAAGCTTGACTGTCGCTGCCCGACAGAGATTTAGCGCCGGCCTCCCGTATCGCGGGACGGACGCATGGACGTCGAGATCGAGGGGGACGGTGTCCGCGCCGTCGACGGGGCCAAAACCGCCGTCCGCGTCGGGACCGTCGGGTGGACGCCGACCGCCGCGGCACCGGCGCTGGACGCACCTGTCGACGCCGCAGTCGCCGGGCGGACCGAGCGGCTGGAGTTCCCGCCCGTCGTCGTCGCCGTGGACGACATCGACAGCGGGGAGTCGACCACGCTGGGCGGCCGTGAGGGACCGATCTCGTTCCCCGCCGGCGCGTACGAGCTCCGGATCGCCGCGCCGGTCCGGACGTTCCTCCGGGTCGACGGCTCGTTCAGCCTCGCCCAGCCGGAGTTCGACCGGACCGTCGTCTCGTTCCCCGGCCCCACGGCTGTCAGGCTGGGGTTTCGGAGCCGGGTGGACTCGGCGCGGGAGTCGGTCACCGTCCCCCGGAGCCCGGCGGGGGTCGCGACCGCGCTCTCGACGTTTTCTGGGGCCTTCTGCTCGGCGACGGCCGACCGATCGTTCAGTTCGATGCGGGAGCGCCCGCCCTCGCTGACGTTCGGCGAGACGGTCTCGATCCCCGACTCCGTTCGCGAGGCGGTCCCCGATTCGTCGATCGAACTCCGGCTTCCCCGCTCGCTGTCGGCGCTGCTGCCGGCGGCGCCGCTGGCACACTACCTCGGTGCCGAGGTCCACGTCGCCGACGGGGTCGAGCCGTCGCTCCGTGCCGGGGGCGAGCAGATCGATCTGGGGCAGGGACGACGCTACGAGCGGCGGGTCGCGGCGCTGCTCCGACGGACGTTCTGGCTCGACTGTCTGGTTCGGACCGCCGGCCCCCACGACGCGACTGTCCGGGCGGCCGATCTGCTCGATCGGCTCCCCATCGACGCCGACGCGCTCTACGACGCGGAGATCGCCGAACGGGTGCTGGCGTACCGGGAGGTCGATCTCGACGCCGTCGCCGAGGCGCTGCCGGAGTGGCACCTCTCGATGTACGTCGAGCCGACGTACGACGGCGTCCAGTGTCTCCCGTTCATGCTCGACGACGTGCCGCAGCTGTTCACCCCGCGAAGCAGCCCGCTGAGCGACGAAGACCGGCTCGACAGCTCGCTCTCGGCGTTCTACCGGGCGGGCGTGGCCGCCCCCGACCCGGTCGAGCTCCGGGACGCCGATCTGGGGCCGAGTCGTTACCACGGCTGGCTGGCCGGCGGCGTCGCCATGGACACGTTCAAAACGCTCCCGGCGGCCTACGAGAACCGATCGCTCTACCGGGGGCGGGCCGACGGCCCGATCTCGGTGGTCGCGGTGCTCAACGACGCGGAGATGCGGGAGGAGCACTCCCGGGCCGCCGACATCTACCGGCGGCGGGCCGAGAAGCTCGAGATCGACATCGACGTGCGGGAGTCGCTGTCAGTCGACGAGCTCGCCGACGTGATCGAGCAGCGCCACGACTTGCTCCACTTCGTCGGCCACTGTGAGCCGACGGGGCTGCGCTGTCCCGACGGGACGCTCTCGATCTCGTCGGTCGACCGTTCCCGGGTCCAGACGTTCTTCCTCAACGCCTGTGGCTCCTACGAGGAGGGGACGGAGCTCGTCCGGAAAGGGAGCGTCGCGGGCGCGGTCACGTTCGAGAAGGTGCTCGACAGCCACGCCGCGAAAGTCGGGACCATGTTCGCGCGGCTGGTCGCCCACGGCTACGCGATCGAGCGGGCGCTCGCGCTGGCCCGTCGGCGGGTGATCATGGGGAAGGATTACGCGGTCGTCGGCGACGGCACACACGTTCTGACGCAGACGGACTCGCTGGCGGGGACGGAGGCAAAACTGGTCCGGGACGGCGACACGTTCACCCTGACCCACGGGATGCTGTCGCCGTCGCTTGCGGGCGGGCGTGCGTTCATCAACGTCGACCAGGACTGCCCGCCAGTGTTGATCGGGAACGAGTGGGAGATCGAGATGGACGCGGCTGAGTTGGTCCAGTTCCTCCGCCGGGGGGAGTTCCCCGTGGTCTACCGCGGCGACATCCACTGGTGTACCGAGCTCGCCGAAGAGCTCGCCGCCGAAACGGCCGGTCGCTAGTCCCGTATCGGTTCGGGGCCGGGGTCGGCCGAGGCGTCGTCGGCCGGCTCCAGGACCACACCGTCCGCGGCCAGCGCCCCATCCTGCACCGCAAGGAGCACGAGCATCGCCGCGACCGCCACGACGAGCCGCGGGTGGCGCGCGACGAACTCGCCGGTCCGAACACCGATTCTCGGTAGCGCACCGTTCCGTGGCATGGAATACCATACCATTTCTTCCGTGAAAAGAGTTGTCTTACACACACGACTCCGGCCTTGATTTCCCATCAGAACGAGTTCAGAATTTCCGGTAGAAGCCCTGAGACGGCGATATACCCGTTAATATTAAATATCGAGTAGCGCATATACTCTCGTAGGAATGAACTCGAATTTACTCGGCGACGAAATAGAGGATATCCTGCGGGAGAGCATCGAAGCCGCCGACGGCGAGGTACTGTTCGTCGGTCCCTCGGCGGCGGCGGTGGAGGCGCTGATCGGACTCGGAACCGAGTTCGACGGCGAGTTCCCGACGGTGAAGCTGCTGGCGGACGAACGCATGCTCAAAGACGTGATGGACGACTTCCTCGTCGCCAGTAACGCGGCCGACCTCGTCGAGGCCGGCAGCCTCGAACTCCGGACGCTCGAAGGTGGCGTCGACAACGCGCTGCTCGTGACCGAGGAGCGAACGATCGCCGTCGTCACTGCCGGCGACGCCGTCGCCGGGCTCTCGACCGACGACGAGTCGTTCGTCGGGCAGGCCTACGAGGACTACAGCGCACGCTTCGAGGCCGCTGAGGCGTTCAACCTCCGGACGCCCGCCATCTCGCGGGTCCGCGAGACGATGGCCGACGACATCGGCGAGCAGTCCCGCACCGACTTCGACGCGGTGCTCGACTCGCTGGAGACCGCCCGGGGCGACGGCGACGGGCTCGACGAGGTGACCATCTCGCTGCTGGTCGCCGCCAAGAACGACGTGCTGCTGTACGACATCAGCAAGTGGGGCGAGGACGTGGGGATCGCCTCGAAGG from Halolamina sediminis encodes:
- a CDS encoding DUF7117 family protein; protein product: MKIRGERECKNCGTRWSYYETGEASCPDCGSLRSVAVEDERRHHTDSPAEFELTPHRTALADGEGITDIADSVASDCRAYLRKRGFLRGGELLPLDDTYLAVGELRAAITDYRRDARFGAASDEPEREAAERYLLDLLQGADDGERPAPADVPESLAPARGLAYAAAVDAYRDDVASYLDDAPEEDARRTLGRIRDQQKRLDALEGDLPPETVESLVRACRDLHRYLNGEESALAAARQRLDGLAES
- a CDS encoding serine hydroxymethyltransferase, which gives rise to MEHDHVRQVDPELADALEAETDRQRDTITLIASENHVSEAVMDAQSSSLTNKYAEGYPGQRYYGGCEHADTVEQLAIDRAKELWGAEHVNVQPHSGSQANMAVYIAALDPGDKILSLDLTHGGHLSHGHSANFVGEHFEVQHYECDDETGYVDYEGLAEQAEQFEPDMIVSGYSAYPREVEWERIQATAESVDALHLADIAHITGLVAAGEHASPVGVADFVTGSTHKTIRAGRGGMVMCGEEWAEAVDKAVIPGMQGGPLMHNIAGKAVGFEEALTPEFEEYAARVVTNAEAMAERLRERGLDLVSGGTDTHLVLADLRPSHPDTSGKDVEEALEKAGIVLNANTVPGETRSPFNPSGIRVGTPAITTRGFTASDCRTVADCIADVVDAPDDEDVLAEVAETIGELTEKHPLYE
- a CDS encoding PAS domain S-box protein, with product MRTNLLWVGPPEPPETVARLAERRGWSLRSADPGSSAGAATRHRPAAVVVGTDDADLDGLRAATQAPIAHCPPVTTADGVGAASAVGVDIVLPQDTDEWGVDTLLDRLGAVESDSASIADGMGSAHDTAREAAGDPPAPTGTATPTDERPPRGTLTVDDEGQISYVGERAAELLGRDAESLLGSELHEALPWADLGRLERVDDLAADDGTVSTVERLMPANRWLKLTARPTDAGATVTVVELDAAERRRVVLDRLHGLTRRLFAAETPDAIAEIACEAARDVLGLEVVVVRLAERGGDGLRVAAKTEPVEELMPARSRYGVGESIAGAVYEEGSPRISLDLDEERFGQIESTISLPLGEHGVMSVGSTATDAFDDADVSLARLLSTTVTAALDRAERETQLRRREAVLESVQGMVFVLDEDRLIDYVSTPLAERLGVSREDVVGKHVVEFVDVTEFYGAESRLREDVSDLSLDLRIDSPDGESFPARVDLSVLEQTDRGRTLVGIVEDRSTLAETREDLRREHERLWTLFENLPDPVVDAEHVEGGPVIRAANDAFADVFGVDRESIVGQPIDEVLSLPAGERPGDTPPEAINERVREGEVTGAKVRRETAHGARTFLFRGIPYAENGSVRAFGIYTDVTEIERRERHVKVLDRLLRHNLRNDLGVVIGRAENVLERADDPDIESEAAALVEAANGLIDLSDTAKRIRRIIEGPETERSTIGVASLFGPVAADAREQFPEATVRIGDEFDDLAVLATSDLRLALEELVENAIVHGADAPAVDLRAEPFEPAPGEWIDLLVVDNGPGIPEAERAAITGSRDITQLQHGSGLGLWLVRWAVESVGGDVSFERRDGNTVVRLRLRRATE
- a CDS encoding bifunctional 5,10-methylenetetrahydrofolate dehydrogenase/5,10-methenyltetrahydrofolate cyclohydrolase, translating into MSEAIQERADRADVIDGEAVAAAVRESVSGAVDRLRSEGVTPGLATVLMSDDPASETYVRMKQRDCEDVGIESRHVEIDTDAPQSELFETIDELNADPAIDGILIQRPLTAGVDEPAALRRVAPEKDVDGFHPENVGRLVTGDPRFVPCTPLGIQRLLVEAGVEIPGSDVVVVGRSELVGKPLANLLLGRGDDADATVTVCHSKTDDLAAHVSRADVVVVAAGVPELVTGEMLAPDSTVIDVGINAVGEGDDRELVGDVEYESASEVAGAITPVPGGVGPMTRAMLLRNTVMAAARQSGVDLDLE
- the tbsP gene encoding transcriptional regulator TbsP, encoding MNSNLLGDEIEDILRESIEAADGEVLFVGPSAAAVEALIGLGTEFDGEFPTVKLLADERMLKDVMDDFLVASNAADLVEAGSLELRTLEGGVDNALLVTEERTIAVVTAGDAVAGLSTDDESFVGQAYEDYSARFEAAEAFNLRTPAISRVRETMADDIGEQSRTDFDAVLDSLETARGDGDGLDEVTISLLVAAKNDVLLYDISKWGEDVGIASKATFSRTKTRLEELGLIDTEKVPIDVGRPRLRLKLGDERLHDADAAEIASVAQSMIAS
- a CDS encoding universal stress protein — protein: MEHALAVVGPDDVTKELVREAGELAAGVDARLTLLCVVSEEEYAEEREALEAIPEADVSYSVGQALEGARSFANDIGVETLEGVDIEYETAGAVGDRAETVIDGAQNHGCDHIFMTGQRRSPTGKAIFGDVTQRVILDFEGPVTVVTE
- a CDS encoding DUF7528 family protein, whose product is MVLSLPDGEHRLSREAATALRDDLTAALTGCREFVRTAGEHRPDGSYVVSRRGADSAGNAKQFRDFRTITALYERLPEQFDASAVGVAAGDDAVSGSRRHLLVRHFAEHPAFDCELVAEQPLTAEKTPSDDGQTRATVAAPTD